The following coding sequences lie in one Arachis hypogaea cultivar Tifrunner chromosome 4, arahy.Tifrunner.gnm2.J5K5, whole genome shotgun sequence genomic window:
- the LOC112794659 gene encoding uncharacterized protein, translating into MDLHHALPPSPFPPYQPPRRRPRRPVDSLRRGTSSSGRHLAALRRLPLLNLPAGACQRCAAEPPRLPFGPPRDVRRVLEPSDRRKLENSWLGLRMRTDPVDLRLCTETDGGWNLKRASVNTIVEECLGFEVEQRKEIGISDWDEEFLSHEQVEYATVDAHCAFLIARDCKVWNFRD; encoded by the exons ATGGATCTCCACCACGCTCTTCCTCCATCGCCATTTCCTCCGTACCAGCCGCCTCGTCGTCGGCCTCGGCGTCCAGTGGACTCCCTGCGCCGCGGAACGTCATCCTCCGGCCGACACCTTGCAGCTCTGCGTCGGCTGCCGCTGCTTAATCTTCCAGCTGGCGCATGCCAACGCTGCGCCGCGGAACCTCCGCGGCTTCCTTTTGGACCACCGCGTGACGTTCGCCGGGTTCTGGAACCTTCGGATCGCCGGAAACTGGAGAACTCCTGGCTCGGCCTCAGGATGCGTACGGACCCTGTGGATCTGAGGTTGTGCACGGAGACCGACGGCGGCTGGAACCTGAAGCGCGCTTCGGTTAACACGATTGTGGAGGAGTGTCTCGGCTTTGAAGTGGAGCAGAGGAAAGAGATCGGCATCAGCGATTGGGACGAAGAGTTTCTGAGCCATGAACAGGTTGAGTATGCGACCGTCGACGCTCATTGTGCTTTCCTCATCGCTAGGGATTGCAAAGTTTGGAATTTCAGG GATTAG
- the LOC112794658 gene encoding cell wall / vacuolar inhibitor of fructosidase 1-like → MKLSTFSTIIALHFAISCLFLIQPIQSTIPKPGLLETVCRNTPHHYLCVFILKSHLQPLQLRSGVDVAGFARIALEVVAANASATIDRIKEIQKQSEDKKLKTSLESCIVSYTKIVNVLLPQALKCMDKGDYSCANRNALIAGTLAGSCEKKCKESSSAVMTDTNIYMQNICSIAVSIITTMPQSVHQTLA, encoded by the coding sequence ATGAAACTCTCAACATTTTCAACCATCATTGCACTTCACTTTGCAATTTCATGTTTATTCTTGATCCAACCAATCCAATCCACCATCCCAAAACCAGGCTTGTTAGAAACCGTATGCCGAAATACACCCCATCACTACCTTTGCGTTTTCATTCTAAAATCACATTTGCAACCCCTGCAACTTCGATCCGGCGTCGACGTTGCAGGGTTTGCTCGCATAGCCCTAGAGGTCGTCGCGGCTAACGCATCAGCCACGATAGACCGCATTAAGGAGATTCAAAAGCAATCTGAGGACAAGAAACTCAAAACTAGCTTGGAAAGTTGCATAGTCTCTTATACCAAGATTGTGAACGTGCTTTTGCCACAAGCTCTTAAATGCATGGACAAAGGTGACTATAGTTGTGCCAACCGCAATGCGTTAATTGCTGGAACCCTAGCTGGTTCATGTGAGAAAAAATGCAAGGAGAGCTCTAGTGCAGTCATGACAGATACCAATATTTATATGCAAAATATATGTAGCATAGCTGTGTCCATTATTACAACAATGCCTCAATCTGTGCACCAAACTTTGGCATAG